The genomic stretch AAATAAGGATTAATTTATCTTCTAGCAGAAATTTATCTTTTAGAAGCGCACACCATTTTAAGTTTCGTGGAGAACAATTAAAGGCGTTTAAAGTACTAAAATACTGGAGATAAAATTTAGTTGGAATACGCTGCAGAACTTCTTTTAAAATAGATGTCTGTTTATTATCAGGATCAAATTGATTAAAAATTAAAATTAAAAGTTCTAATGTGATGGTTTTATTTTCTCGTGTAAAAATGTTGCTAATAATTTCTCTGGCTATTTTTTTTTCTGTCACTGTGCAAACATTTTTTTCAAAAATAGATAATAAATTTGGAAATTTCTCCCATGGGAAATGGGAGCAACCCGAGTGTTTCAACTTATCAATAAAGTCGCGGCACCTAAAATAAAAATTACTCGGAGTTTTAAAAAAGGGTAGCCAATAACGGAGTAGTAAAATCCAACGTTTCGGTATCAGTTGATCTAAATAGTCTAAATGCATATGCGCTCCTTATCCTGGAGTTTGATTTGAAGGATAATCCTTATCTATCAAAGTTAAAGTATAACAAAAATTAAATAAATTAGATAACTTTATAAAAAAAATTAAAATAAAAAATAAAATTAAAAATGATATATTTGGTTAAAAATATTGTAGAATGCGTTTTTTTAAAAGAGAAACACTATGCTGACAGGAAATACTTCTTTAACCAATGCATCATCCACTTTTTCTAATTCTACATCCGATTTATGTTTTTTTCACACTGTGCAACAATTAAAAGGGTTAACTTTATTCGAGCTTAAGCAAGAAGAAAAATTAGACGAACTACAAAAAAATGTGGAGTGTGCACTTGGAAAATATAATTTAAAAGTTAAGCGAACAATACATGAAAAGCCATTAACATTTTTAGAGCGTACTTTATTTACTTTAGCTTCTGTTTTTAAGAATACTTCAAGCCCTGTAAATTTCAGAACTTCTGAACCTAAAGTCATTTCATTGACACAACCAAGAAATTTTTAAACTAAACATTAAATAAAAAATGCATCACGTCGCCATCTTTGACCAGATAGGTTTTACCTTCTAAGCGCCATTTACCGGCTTCTTTCGCGCCTTGTTCACCTTGGTAACGTATGAAGTCATCATAATTGATGACTTCAGCGCGGATAAAGCCTTTTTCAAAATCGGTATGGATACAGGCGGCGGCTTGTGGTGCGGTGGCGCCTTTGTGTACCGTCCAAGCGCGGACTTCTTTGACACCGGCGGTAAAGTAGGTTTGTAGATCCAGTAATTCATAACCGGCACGTATCAAACGATCTAAACCGGTTTCGGTTAAACCGCAGTCGCGTAAAAACTCCTGTTTTTCCTCATCACTTAAATCGATACAGTCCTCTTCTAATTTGGCGCAAATCGCGACGACTTTGGCTTTGTCTGCCAGGGCATAACTTTCTAATTGCTCGAGTAATAAATTATTCACAAAACCCTTTTCATCCACATTGGCAATATATAACGTCGATTTCAGCGTTAAAAAAGAATAGGGACGTAACAAGTTTAATTCTTCGGGGCTGAAATCAAGTTGACGCAATAAACGACCTTGGTTTAATTCCGGAATGATGCGCTCTAATAAATTTTTACTTTGTTGTGCTG from Rickettsiella endosymbiont of Miltochrista miniata encodes the following:
- the ychF gene encoding redox-regulated ATPase YchF, which translates into the protein MGFKCGIVGLPNVGKSTLFNALTKAGIAAANYPFCTIEPNVGIVPVPDPRLNELAKIVKPQKIIPTSMEFVDIAGLVQGAAQGEGLGNKFLAHIREVDAIVHVVRCFADPDVVHVTGLVDPVADVQTIHTELALADLESAEKAVLRLNKASKSNDKSAQQSKNLLERIIPELNQGRLLRQLDFSPEELNLLRPYSFLTLKSTLYIANVDEKGFVNNLLLEQLESYALADKAKVVAICAKLEEDCIDLSDEEKQEFLRDCGLTETGLDRLIRAGYELLDLQTYFTAGVKEVRAWTVHKGATAPQAAACIHTDFEKGFIRAEVINYDDFIRYQGEQGAKEAGKWRLEGKTYLVKDGDVMHFLFNV